One Brevibacillus choshinensis genomic window carries:
- a CDS encoding NADH-dependent flavin oxidoreductase: MKPKYQPLFDTFSFRSGVQVKNRLVMAPMTTYSGNPDDTVSKGELTYYSRRAKGLGMVITACTYVTANGKGFPGEFAGDRDDMIPSLRELATTIQSQGAKAILQIFHAGRMSPPELVPNGETVSASAVAAEQAGAQTPRALTDAEVKDIVKAFGETTRRAIEAGYDGVELHGANGYLIHQFFSPHSNRREDHWGGSLEKRLNFPLAVVEEVKRVVAEHAKQPFLVGYRFSPEESETPGITMADTLVLTDALAGKGLDYLHVSLMDFWSTPRTVSAGSSETRLQLIMKQVNDRVPVIGVGSIHTPDEALKALETGVPLLALGRELIIEPEWVEKVAQGRESEIAVELSRNDQARLEIPDPLWNAIMHTPGWFPIAEKV, encoded by the coding sequence ATGAAACCAAAATACCAGCCATTGTTTGATACATTCAGCTTTCGCAGCGGCGTGCAGGTGAAAAACCGCTTGGTCATGGCACCGATGACCACCTACTCGGGCAATCCGGATGATACCGTATCCAAAGGAGAGCTCACGTACTACAGCCGTCGCGCAAAAGGTCTCGGCATGGTCATCACCGCATGCACGTACGTCACGGCAAACGGGAAAGGATTCCCCGGAGAATTTGCAGGCGACCGTGATGACATGATCCCCAGCTTGCGTGAGCTGGCAACCACCATCCAAAGTCAAGGAGCAAAGGCCATCCTGCAGATTTTCCACGCAGGGCGCATGAGTCCTCCTGAGCTCGTACCCAATGGAGAAACCGTCAGTGCGTCTGCCGTCGCAGCTGAACAAGCAGGTGCGCAAACACCTCGCGCCCTCACCGATGCTGAAGTGAAGGACATCGTCAAAGCTTTTGGGGAAACCACTCGCCGCGCGATCGAAGCTGGCTACGACGGCGTCGAACTCCATGGGGCCAACGGTTATTTGATCCATCAATTTTTCTCTCCTCACTCCAACCGCAGAGAAGATCACTGGGGGGGCAGCCTGGAGAAGCGCTTGAACTTCCCCCTCGCTGTCGTAGAGGAAGTAAAACGCGTCGTAGCCGAGCATGCGAAGCAGCCATTTCTCGTCGGATACCGCTTTTCGCCAGAAGAATCGGAAACGCCGGGAATCACGATGGCTGATACACTCGTCCTCACCGATGCACTGGCGGGCAAGGGCCTCGATTACCTTCACGTTTCGCTGATGGATTTCTGGTCCACACCACGTACGGTGTCTGCAGGCTCCTCCGAAACACGCCTGCAGCTCATCATGAAACAAGTCAACGATCGGGTACCTGTCATCGGAGTAGGATCCATTCATACCCCGGATGAAGCGCTCAAGGCTCTTGAAACAGGTGTTCCACTCCTGGCATTAGGCCGTGAGCTCATCATCGAGCCGGAGTGGGTCGAGAAGGTGGCGCAAGGTCGAGAATCGGAAATTGCAGTCGAACTGAGCCGCAACGATCAAGCGCGTTTGGAGATTCCCGATCCGCTCTGGAATGCCATCATGCACACGCCAGGCTGGTTCCCGATCGCAGAAAAAGTCTGA
- the rpsD gene encoding 30S ribosomal protein S4, translated as MSRYTGPRHKLARRLGISLDGTGKDIKRNFPPGQHGHNNRRKLSEYGIQLQEKQKLRHMFGLNEKQFRRTFDNASKMAGVVGENFMKLLESRLDNVVYRMGFAPTRPAARQLVNHGHFMVNGKKVNIPSYRVQPGDVISIREKSRGLEIIKNSLEGRNFLPNYITFNDAAAEGTFTRLPDREEMPAEINEVLIVEFYSR; from the coding sequence ATGTCACGTTACACAGGACCTCGTCACAAACTGGCCCGTCGTCTGGGTATCTCCCTCGATGGTACAGGAAAAGACATCAAACGCAACTTCCCTCCAGGTCAACACGGTCACAACAACCGTCGTAAACTGAGCGAGTACGGAATCCAGTTGCAAGAAAAACAAAAACTGCGCCACATGTTTGGCTTGAACGAAAAACAATTCCGCCGCACTTTCGACAATGCTAGCAAAATGGCTGGCGTTGTGGGTGAAAACTTCATGAAATTGCTGGAATCCCGCCTGGATAACGTGGTATACCGCATGGGCTTCGCTCCAACACGCCCAGCTGCTCGTCAGTTGGTAAACCATGGCCACTTCATGGTAAACGGCAAAAAAGTGAACATCCCATCTTACCGTGTTCAACCAGGTGATGTGATCTCCATCCGCGAGAAATCCCGTGGTCTGGAAATCATCAAGAACTCCCTGGAAGGCCGCAACTTCCTGCCAAACTACATCACTTTCAACGATGCTGCTGCTGAAGGTACCTTCACTCGTCTGCCTGACCGTGAAGAAATGCCAGCTGAAATCAACGAAGTTCTTATCGTTGAGTTCTACAGCCGTTAA
- a CDS encoding DinB family protein, with protein MSKELIAAYSNGYERLKEAIRTLSEEEMHYKPGHNKWSIHEIIVHLADAELVGIHRMKRVLAEDNPALTAYDQDAWANSLGYSGQDAGRSLELFGLMRSMMVPVLESVEGADWDRCGIHEEAGPLTLSQLLERYVHHVDGHLAQMERVREAYREHSV; from the coding sequence ATGAGTAAGGAGCTCATCGCAGCGTACAGCAACGGGTATGAAAGACTGAAGGAAGCGATCCGCACATTGTCCGAGGAAGAGATGCATTACAAGCCAGGGCATAATAAATGGAGCATCCATGAGATCATCGTCCACCTGGCGGATGCGGAACTGGTCGGCATCCATCGCATGAAAAGAGTCCTTGCGGAAGACAACCCGGCGTTGACTGCCTACGACCAGGATGCGTGGGCGAACTCGCTGGGTTACTCGGGTCAGGATGCAGGGCGCTCTCTTGAGCTGTTTGGGCTCATGCGTTCCATGATGGTTCCCGTACTGGAGAGCGTGGAAGGTGCCGATTGGGATCGCTGCGGCATCCACGAAGAGGCGGGGCCGTTGACGCTCTCGCAGCTTCTGGAAAGGTATGTCCATCACGTCGATGGCCATTTGGCGCAGATGGAGAGAGTGCGGGAAGCTTATCGCGAGCACAGCGTATGA
- a CDS encoding histidine phosphatase family protein, whose amino-acid sequence METILYLIRHGETEWNQIRRIQGHSDIDLNEQGLRQAEQVARRFRSETIHAVYSSDLSRARVTATKIAEEFGSSVSTRTTLRERCYGQWEGLTYEEIRARFEAQDEAACGIETFEDMQQRAVTALTQLAKGHPNEAVVVVSHGGLINSFLHYVTAGEQGTGVTRIDNTGITMFRFADDRWEVLQVNDTDHLEI is encoded by the coding sequence TTGGAAACCATCTTGTACCTCATCCGCCACGGAGAAACGGAATGGAACCAGATCAGGCGCATTCAAGGCCATAGTGACATCGACTTGAATGAGCAGGGGTTGCGCCAGGCTGAACAGGTTGCCCGTCGGTTCCGGAGCGAGACGATCCACGCTGTATACTCCAGTGATTTAAGCCGAGCACGCGTCACAGCGACAAAGATTGCGGAAGAGTTCGGCTCGTCCGTTTCTACCCGGACGACTCTGCGGGAGCGATGCTACGGGCAGTGGGAAGGCTTGACTTACGAAGAAATCCGCGCTCGCTTTGAAGCGCAGGATGAGGCTGCCTGTGGGATCGAGACATTCGAGGACATGCAGCAGCGCGCCGTCACTGCCTTGACGCAGTTGGCCAAAGGCCATCCGAACGAAGCGGTGGTCGTCGTATCCCACGGCGGCTTGATCAACAGTTTTTTGCATTACGTGACCGCCGGAGAGCAGGGAACGGGTGTCACACGGATCGACAATACAGGGATCACGATGTTCCGGTTTGCCGACGATCGGTGGGAAGTCTTGCAAGTGAACGATACAGACCATTTGGAAATTTGA
- a CDS encoding penicillin-binding protein 1A, translating to MSNSHNSSSEPTKKKRRRSRGRTIWIIVQLLFLLGIMGGVVAGGIVTGYVAALVKDEPVRNKEELEKKIFTNYLTGFAYYNDGSLIGQLRAEEGDRRLVKKADVSPYLINAIIATEDRSFYHHKGVALQSTLRGAIQDFTNQPVVTGGSTITQQLVKNTILSAEVSHARKAREIFTALRIERMFSKDQILEAYMNEIYFGKNANGSNVYGVQAAAKGVFGKDVKELNLSESSYLAGMIQNPGAYSPFGNESYQRGKERQKMVLDRMLENGYITQSQYNTASDADLKASLAKPTEQAYREVPFLMMEIEERAARQLVDADLKEKGRDKDSVGRNEYRQLVEEKRRDILRNGYKVHTTIDKNVYNIMQAVANDPKNFGKNRTYTIRRSNGKTEKIENALEEVGSMLIHNKTGAILGMIGGRDFKVEQTNHATVPRQPGSSMKPLAAYAPAFELGLLQPASPIDDSPVLLADGQNGSHLPMNWNNKWQGIMSAREALQKSWNIPAIKTYLKVGIPTALEYVKKMGITTLVDADNYASTGVIGGLTYGTTVEEMTNAYATFANHGSFVDAYLIDHIEDSQGKVIYKHEAGPVQVYSEQTAYLITDMMRSVVDSGTGTHIRKYVPRKVDVAGKTGTTNSSNDLWFVGYTPELSMGVWVGFDEPYPMPDSDKYVPMVVWGKVMKEIIEKHPNLSSPDDNFKKPEGIVSATVDSKSGLLPSELSKEAGHVITDLFNRRFVPTKVDDSHQKARIVTFDDERYLAKEGTPDDFVTEGVFYRSPDPLPTKEQIQQKNKKVAIHPPDWEQRLPDKEDPRTDVAGAPASPNAVAVSTTGKQSVLTWQSAKEADLLGYRIYRADSQNGFIRIATVKDPSVLAFTDTGAAIGETGYYVTAVDIAGQESQPSAIATSSGVSHTWELPDPNPDPGSGTTESPGDSEEPTDPTGTTGPADGQSDPGTVSTSPPSTPKSLTIKSAGGGWKLQWKANASSEQVIAYNIYFKPDANSGYLLIDTVSATSYNHTSNVPNGSYYITAVNSYGESSHSNSVTASN from the coding sequence ATGTCGAATAGCCACAATTCTTCCTCTGAACCGACGAAGAAAAAACGCCGGCGAAGCCGCGGCAGAACGATCTGGATCATCGTCCAGCTGCTGTTTTTGCTAGGGATAATGGGAGGCGTCGTTGCAGGAGGAATCGTGACGGGTTATGTCGCAGCATTGGTAAAAGACGAGCCTGTGCGTAACAAAGAAGAACTCGAGAAAAAGATTTTCACGAACTATCTGACTGGATTCGCCTATTACAATGACGGCTCACTCATCGGTCAATTGCGTGCCGAAGAGGGCGACAGACGATTGGTGAAAAAAGCAGACGTTTCGCCTTATTTGATCAACGCTATCATCGCCACGGAAGACAGGAGCTTTTACCATCACAAAGGGGTTGCCCTGCAGTCCACCTTGCGCGGAGCCATCCAGGATTTTACCAACCAGCCCGTCGTAACGGGAGGCAGCACCATCACTCAGCAGCTCGTCAAAAACACCATTCTCTCCGCTGAAGTCAGCCATGCTCGCAAAGCCCGGGAAATCTTCACCGCTCTGCGGATCGAGCGCATGTTTTCCAAGGATCAGATTTTGGAAGCATACATGAATGAGATCTATTTCGGGAAAAATGCGAACGGCTCGAACGTTTACGGTGTACAAGCAGCGGCAAAAGGGGTCTTTGGCAAGGACGTCAAAGAGCTGAACCTCAGCGAAAGCTCGTACCTGGCAGGAATGATTCAAAATCCTGGCGCTTACAGTCCGTTTGGAAACGAAAGCTATCAGCGCGGAAAAGAACGCCAAAAGATGGTTCTCGACCGGATGCTCGAAAATGGCTATATCACTCAATCGCAGTACAACACGGCGAGCGATGCCGATCTCAAAGCTTCCCTGGCAAAGCCTACCGAACAAGCCTATCGCGAGGTACCGTTCCTGATGATGGAAATCGAGGAACGAGCCGCACGCCAGCTGGTCGACGCAGACCTCAAGGAAAAAGGCAGAGACAAAGATTCGGTGGGCCGCAACGAGTACCGCCAATTAGTGGAAGAAAAGCGTCGGGACATTCTCCGCAACGGTTACAAAGTACATACCACCATCGACAAAAACGTTTACAACATTATGCAAGCCGTCGCCAATGATCCGAAGAACTTCGGAAAAAATCGGACCTATACCATTCGACGCTCCAATGGCAAGACAGAAAAAATCGAAAATGCCTTGGAAGAAGTCGGCTCCATGCTCATCCACAACAAGACCGGCGCCATTCTCGGCATGATCGGCGGACGCGACTTCAAGGTGGAGCAGACGAACCATGCGACAGTGCCAAGACAGCCGGGATCTTCCATGAAGCCACTTGCTGCCTACGCACCTGCGTTTGAATTGGGCTTGCTGCAGCCAGCTTCTCCTATCGACGACTCGCCGGTCTTGCTCGCAGATGGACAAAACGGCTCTCACCTGCCGATGAACTGGAATAACAAATGGCAAGGGATCATGAGTGCCCGTGAAGCACTGCAGAAGTCCTGGAACATTCCAGCGATCAAGACCTATCTCAAGGTGGGCATCCCAACCGCCCTCGAGTATGTAAAGAAGATGGGAATTACGACACTGGTGGATGCGGATAATTACGCTTCGACCGGAGTAATCGGCGGCCTCACCTACGGGACGACCGTCGAAGAGATGACGAATGCATACGCCACCTTCGCCAACCACGGATCCTTCGTGGACGCCTACCTCATTGATCACATCGAGGACAGCCAGGGCAAGGTCATTTACAAGCACGAAGCTGGGCCCGTACAAGTGTACAGCGAACAAACGGCGTATTTGATCACCGACATGATGCGCTCGGTTGTCGACTCCGGCACAGGTACTCACATTCGCAAATACGTTCCTAGAAAAGTGGACGTAGCAGGAAAAACGGGAACCACCAACAGCAGCAATGACCTGTGGTTCGTAGGATATACGCCAGAGCTGTCCATGGGCGTCTGGGTCGGATTTGACGAGCCATATCCGATGCCGGATTCCGACAAGTACGTCCCCATGGTCGTCTGGGGCAAGGTCATGAAAGAGATCATCGAGAAACATCCGAATTTGTCTTCGCCGGATGACAATTTCAAAAAACCGGAGGGAATCGTCAGCGCAACGGTAGACTCCAAATCGGGTCTGCTGCCGAGCGAGCTTTCCAAAGAAGCGGGGCATGTGATCACCGACTTGTTCAATCGCCGTTTCGTGCCGACGAAAGTGGACGATAGCCATCAAAAAGCGCGCATCGTGACCTTTGACGATGAACGCTACCTGGCAAAAGAAGGGACTCCAGATGACTTTGTTACCGAGGGTGTCTTCTACCGCTCGCCGGATCCGCTCCCGACCAAGGAGCAGATTCAACAGAAAAACAAAAAAGTAGCCATTCACCCGCCTGACTGGGAGCAGCGACTCCCTGATAAGGAAGATCCGCGTACGGATGTCGCTGGAGCGCCTGCTTCGCCTAATGCCGTAGCCGTGAGCACAACAGGCAAGCAGAGCGTCCTCACCTGGCAATCTGCCAAGGAAGCGGATCTGCTCGGCTACCGCATCTACCGAGCAGATAGCCAAAATGGCTTTATCCGCATCGCTACCGTCAAGGATCCATCCGTACTGGCCTTCACCGATACGGGAGCTGCCATCGGGGAAACCGGCTACTACGTGACTGCTGTCGACATTGCTGGCCAGGAGTCTCAGCCATCCGCTATCGCGACCAGCTCCGGCGTTTCCCATACTTGGGAGCTGCCCGATCCAAATCCGGATCCAGGCTCGGGCACGACTGAGAGCCCTGGCGATTCAGAGGAACCGACGGATCCGACCGGAACGACAGGGCCTGCCGATGGGCAGTCAGATCCGGGAACAGTCTCCACCTCCCCTCCGTCAACACCGAAATCGCTGACGATCAAATCAGCGGGTGGCGGATGGAAGCTGCAATGGAAGGCGAATGCTTCCTCTGAGCAAGTCATTGCCTACAATATCTACTTCAAGCCGGATGCAAATAGCGGATACCTGCTGATTGATACGGTATCGGCTACCAGCTACAACCATACTTCCAATGTTCCAAACGGAAGCTATTACATCACTGCCGTGAACAGTTACGGAGAATCGTCACATTCGAACAGCGTCACGGCTAGCAACTGA
- a CDS encoding YcdB/YcdC domain-containing protein has product MKPWLVRSSSFLLTASLVFPVFSAHAQTPYASTQAVSNNMQVGGAMLAAASKVKLSKEDAAALAQKLVPMKGLELTNVSFRSSDTWRPFPEWSFSWEKKVANSEELEVSYSVSIHANTGEVTAYSRYERGASNLPYAKRVSYEDARKQAENFLAKYNAGKAEQTRLYVRDMPAPKTPLNTDTAYSFRFVRVVDGVLFPDNSADITVNSAGTVIGYSLTWNDVTFEKPTKVISQEEAEKQMIAQAEARLSYLIPWEKSGEARNKPTLAYQNPFTFYIDSADGTALLPASLVPRSQLKEPAPVSTKALPARHSGKALSQEEAVKLASNTFDLGNYELRSANYNEKDYRGNRPVWNLEYGEKENRNRGYAYVSIDATTGDIYAFNKEIQPLKSSEGSSKKVSTDELKAKAIETVRKWTPTLAHQLYWIDRSQEDAGQGDSDRYSVTFQRYLDGIAAASGTASLTFDTKSGELLSYYAELGSETYPAKPGKHLSEQEAIDAWKGEIETEAVYVLTPLSAEDRKKTESQASYLPKRSAKLVYRATTTPFEQAYFYDATTGDWRSQSSGKVINLHRPQPADLEGHPAEKELLLMYEYDALSLIDGKIMPQKEITRGEMIEMLMISLNNGRYYPVYSSERKNTFSDVANGSRYFAAVEAAVDRGLLDKNASKLNPNEPINREELADMIVRAMGYSKLADYSSMFQSKLTDIANTKHRGAIVIATTLGIMTTDKQAFKPTATVSRADAATSFTRFLEKRGTQETNPVMYHAEYE; this is encoded by the coding sequence ATGAAACCTTGGCTCGTACGCTCAAGCTCGTTTCTATTGACTGCTAGTCTGGTGTTCCCGGTCTTTTCGGCACACGCCCAAACACCATACGCTTCTACCCAAGCGGTTTCCAATAACATGCAAGTAGGTGGTGCCATGCTAGCCGCTGCGAGCAAAGTGAAGCTGTCCAAGGAGGACGCTGCTGCTCTTGCCCAAAAGCTCGTACCGATGAAAGGACTGGAACTTACCAATGTCTCGTTCCGTTCAAGCGATACTTGGCGGCCGTTTCCAGAATGGTCATTTAGTTGGGAAAAGAAAGTCGCAAACAGTGAAGAACTAGAAGTGTCCTACAGCGTCAGCATCCACGCCAATACCGGGGAAGTAACGGCGTACTCTCGCTACGAACGGGGAGCGTCAAACCTCCCGTATGCCAAACGGGTATCGTATGAAGACGCGCGCAAACAAGCCGAAAATTTCTTGGCCAAATACAATGCGGGCAAAGCCGAGCAGACTCGCCTGTACGTCCGTGACATGCCTGCTCCCAAGACACCACTCAATACAGATACTGCGTACTCCTTCCGCTTCGTTCGTGTTGTCGATGGAGTGCTCTTCCCGGACAACAGTGCTGACATTACCGTCAATAGCGCTGGAACTGTCATCGGCTACTCTCTCACATGGAACGATGTCACTTTTGAAAAGCCAACGAAAGTGATCTCCCAGGAAGAAGCCGAAAAACAGATGATTGCACAGGCCGAAGCCCGACTCTCGTATCTCATCCCATGGGAAAAAAGTGGCGAGGCACGCAACAAACCCACGTTGGCCTATCAAAATCCGTTCACGTTTTACATCGATTCAGCTGACGGCACAGCTTTGTTACCGGCGTCCCTAGTTCCTCGCAGTCAACTCAAGGAACCGGCGCCTGTAAGCACGAAAGCACTGCCAGCTCGTCATTCGGGCAAAGCTCTTTCTCAGGAAGAAGCAGTGAAATTGGCTTCAAACACATTCGATCTGGGCAATTACGAGCTGCGTTCCGCTAATTATAATGAAAAGGATTATCGCGGAAACCGACCGGTCTGGAATCTGGAGTACGGTGAAAAAGAAAATCGCAACCGTGGTTATGCTTACGTATCCATCGATGCGACTACAGGTGATATTTACGCCTTTAACAAAGAGATTCAGCCATTAAAATCATCGGAGGGCTCCTCCAAAAAAGTCAGTACGGATGAACTGAAGGCCAAAGCGATCGAAACCGTCCGCAAATGGACGCCGACACTCGCACATCAGCTGTACTGGATCGATCGCTCCCAAGAGGATGCCGGGCAAGGTGATTCGGATCGCTACAGTGTAACCTTCCAGCGCTATTTGGATGGGATCGCAGCGGCTTCCGGTACCGCATCCCTTACGTTTGACACAAAGTCAGGAGAGCTCCTTTCCTATTACGCAGAACTCGGCAGCGAGACCTATCCGGCCAAACCTGGCAAGCACTTGTCTGAGCAAGAAGCCATTGACGCGTGGAAGGGCGAGATTGAGACCGAAGCAGTCTATGTCTTGACTCCGCTGAGTGCAGAGGATCGCAAAAAAACGGAATCTCAGGCATCTTACTTGCCAAAGAGATCAGCAAAACTCGTGTACCGGGCGACTACCACTCCGTTTGAACAGGCTTATTTCTACGATGCCACAACGGGGGATTGGCGCTCTCAATCATCCGGCAAGGTCATCAACCTGCATCGTCCACAGCCAGCTGATCTGGAAGGACATCCAGCGGAGAAAGAATTGCTCCTGATGTACGAATATGACGCCCTTTCCCTGATCGACGGCAAAATCATGCCGCAAAAAGAAATCACGCGGGGCGAAATGATCGAGATGCTGATGATCAGTCTGAACAACGGACGCTACTACCCAGTGTACTCCTCTGAGCGCAAGAACACGTTCAGCGACGTAGCAAACGGCTCCCGCTACTTCGCTGCTGTAGAGGCTGCAGTAGACCGCGGCCTGCTCGATAAAAACGCTTCCAAGCTCAATCCGAATGAACCGATCAATCGCGAAGAGCTGGCCGATATGATCGTGCGCGCCATGGGCTACAGCAAGCTGGCGGACTACTCTTCGATGTTCCAATCGAAACTCACAGACATCGCCAATACGAAACACCGCGGCGCGATCGTGATCGCAACGACTTTGGGGATCATGACCACAGACAAACAGGCGTTCAAGCCGACTGCGACCGTTTCGCGAGCGGATGCGGCTACAAGCTTTACCCGCTTCCTCGAGAAACGCGGCACACAAGAGACGAATCCCGTCATGTACCATGCCGAATACGAGTAA
- a CDS encoding sensor domain-containing diguanylate cyclase: protein MLGKLETVFSYTAHFILQSWPEKRPGILFLTDSGGRVINVMEMQVGQSWNPQGLDLMLHSVPCGHAWELTQEAFSTRGIVVRAWEDDHNLFGAIPLLENDGRVRAVIGIVTPESELDVDLLSYLRGLEPMIRMGYDAYIQHATSQIVMDLNLHDTTRELLISLTKQISDIIQKGYCSAVKLSESGLCIPQEIVTTQQVDEGQGEIAQVVARFGQAPVVPSILEENRIVSVPIICKSKPLYALILHLPPDEIDCTYDERDVAFLQEVGEKASNALWRAVLSDDLRREASKKDLLYQLMSKIQASIDVNDVLHEIVTSIPSLYPQLSVELFLTVEPNATTPVKQLSFQEAEPSTSTRAYLEGRLIVEKVEEEGQSTTVIAAPLLGKQGIYGVLQVTSDQRVSLSQHETDYIAILADTAGTAFENAQLYQQSRNLIRELRLINEMARQLNRSLDLKEILDFVTTMMGATFDAEFCAILSKSPGEDRFHVLSSSLPEFNGMTVHTNEKPFQEILQNKQALLLAQPGAGPLPFSLLPCCSLMGVPLIVEGEISGVLLVSDSRYHFFSFDDYKLLEIFGQHASLAMTNAVLHNEMERMVITDNLTGLFTRRHLNERVRASLEKDGYGSLILIDIDYFKNVNDTFGHQVGDEVLIQVSNLIRRSIRDSDIAARWGGEELAVYLPRVDKSTAHSVAERIRHCVEQETSPQVTISCGLAKWSKESDLDLSVESLFYQADIALYEAKNSGRNQVVLA, encoded by the coding sequence ATGTTGGGGAAGTTAGAAACGGTCTTTTCCTACACGGCCCATTTTATTCTTCAATCTTGGCCGGAAAAGCGCCCAGGCATCCTTTTCTTGACAGATTCCGGGGGCCGTGTAATAAACGTCATGGAGATGCAGGTAGGCCAATCCTGGAACCCTCAAGGACTTGACCTGATGCTACACTCTGTTCCTTGTGGTCACGCATGGGAGCTGACTCAGGAGGCGTTCAGCACCAGGGGAATCGTCGTGAGAGCTTGGGAGGATGATCACAATTTGTTCGGAGCCATCCCTCTGCTTGAGAATGACGGACGCGTGAGAGCTGTGATTGGTATCGTTACTCCCGAGTCTGAATTAGATGTTGACCTCCTCTCCTATTTGAGAGGATTGGAGCCGATGATTCGGATGGGGTACGACGCCTACATCCAGCACGCGACCAGTCAGATCGTGATGGATCTCAATCTTCACGACACGACACGCGAGCTGCTCATCAGCTTGACGAAGCAAATCAGTGACATCATCCAAAAAGGCTATTGTTCGGCGGTGAAGTTGTCTGAAAGCGGACTGTGCATCCCGCAGGAGATTGTAACGACACAGCAGGTGGACGAGGGACAGGGCGAAATCGCCCAGGTCGTTGCCCGATTTGGACAAGCTCCGGTCGTACCGTCGATTCTCGAAGAAAATCGGATTGTTTCCGTGCCGATCATCTGCAAGAGCAAGCCGCTTTATGCGCTGATTCTCCATTTGCCGCCCGATGAGATTGACTGTACGTATGACGAGCGGGATGTCGCGTTCTTGCAGGAAGTGGGGGAAAAGGCAAGCAACGCGTTGTGGCGGGCCGTATTGTCTGATGATTTGCGCAGGGAAGCCAGCAAAAAAGACCTGTTGTATCAGCTCATGTCCAAAATCCAGGCTTCGATCGATGTCAATGACGTTCTGCACGAAATCGTGACGAGCATTCCGAGCTTGTATCCGCAATTGTCCGTCGAGCTGTTTTTGACAGTCGAACCGAACGCCACCACGCCAGTCAAGCAGCTATCCTTTCAGGAAGCCGAGCCTTCTACCAGCACGAGAGCATATCTGGAGGGGAGACTGATTGTGGAAAAAGTGGAAGAGGAAGGACAGTCCACGACAGTCATTGCGGCCCCGCTGCTGGGCAAACAGGGAATATACGGAGTCCTGCAAGTCACATCGGACCAGCGCGTATCCTTGAGCCAGCATGAGACAGATTACATCGCGATTCTGGCTGACACGGCTGGTACCGCATTTGAGAATGCCCAGCTTTACCAGCAGTCCCGGAATTTGATTCGCGAGCTGAGATTGATCAATGAAATGGCGCGACAGCTGAATCGCAGCCTCGATTTGAAAGAAATACTGGATTTTGTGACTACCATGATGGGTGCTACCTTTGATGCTGAGTTTTGCGCCATTCTGAGCAAATCGCCTGGGGAGGACCGTTTTCACGTGCTCTCATCGTCCTTGCCTGAATTCAACGGCATGACGGTTCATACCAATGAGAAGCCATTTCAGGAAATTTTGCAGAACAAACAGGCGCTGCTTCTTGCTCAGCCAGGTGCCGGACCACTGCCGTTCTCGCTGCTGCCTTGCTGCTCGTTGATGGGTGTGCCGCTGATTGTGGAAGGCGAAATTAGTGGAGTGCTGTTAGTCTCCGATTCACGCTATCATTTTTTTAGTTTTGATGACTACAAGCTACTCGAAATTTTCGGCCAACATGCCAGCCTCGCCATGACCAACGCAGTCTTGCACAATGAAATGGAACGAATGGTCATTACGGACAATTTGACAGGTCTGTTTACGCGCAGGCATTTGAATGAGAGGGTGCGCGCTTCACTCGAAAAGGATGGGTACGGTTCGCTCATTTTGATCGATATCGATTACTTCAAAAATGTGAATGATACCTTTGGCCATCAGGTAGGGGACGAGGTATTGATCCAGGTGTCCAATCTCATTCGTCGCAGCATACGTGACAGCGATATCGCCGCGCGATGGGGAGGCGAGGAGCTGGCGGTCTATTTGCCGCGTGTGGACAAATCCACGGCGCATAGCGTCGCAGAGCGCATCCGCCATTGCGTGGAGCAGGAGACTTCGCCGCAGGTGACGATCTCGTGCGGCCTTGCGAAATGGAGCAAAGAATCGGATCTCGATCTCAGCGTCGAGTCGCTGTTTTATCAAGCCGATATCGCGTTGTACGAAGCGAAAAATTCAGGAAGAAACCAAGTTGTGTTAGCATAG